From Pseudomonadota bacterium, one genomic window encodes:
- a CDS encoding DUF1156 domain-containing protein — translation MRRLIEEAFPLKKVSEDSKHEKSAGRKGHISTLHIWPARRPLAASRAAVIAALLPDPGDAPPEIRREYERMAGSSDPEKQREELCARIEKVTRWGGMDERELDILRGLIRKTYGGEP, via the coding sequence ATGCGACGCCTGATCGAGGAGGCCTTTCCGCTCAAGAAGGTCAGCGAGGACTCGAAGCACGAGAAGTCGGCTGGTCGCAAGGGGCACATCTCGACGCTGCACATCTGGCCGGCGCGCCGTCCGCTCGCCGCGAGTCGCGCGGCGGTCATTGCGGCGCTCCTACCGGACCCCGGCGACGCACCACCGGAGATTCGGCGCGAGTACGAACGGATGGCTGGATCGAGCGATCCTGAAAAGCAGCGCGAGGAGCTTTGCGCGCGCATCGAGAAGGTCACCCGCTGGGGCGGCATGGACGAGCGCGAGCTCGATATCTTGCGAGGCCTGATCCGCAAGACCTACGGAGGCGAGCCGC
- a CDS encoding PDDEXK nuclease domain-containing protein, which yields MELARIDDLLRRAFYELHCLKERWSYRELQRQRDSMLYERIGLSEERAEVLALAREGTLAESPAAQLKDPYVFEFLGIERRTVMTERDLEQALIDHLQQFLLELGRDFCFVDRQFRITAGNRHHYIDLPFFHRRLRCLVAIDLKLGEFRPDHAGQLRFYVNYLAEQVAHPDENPPVGILLCAERDADVVRFATAGDEDLFVTRYQLELPSEEQLRLWLHEERARIEQVQDDRDLGQDASRGDD from the coding sequence GTGGAGCTGGCGCGGATCGATGATCTGCTACGGCGTGCCTTCTACGAGCTTCATTGCCTGAAGGAACGCTGGTCCTACCGCGAGTTGCAACGGCAGCGCGACAGCATGCTCTACGAGCGCATAGGCCTGAGCGAGGAGCGCGCCGAGGTGCTCGCGCTCGCGCGGGAAGGCACCCTCGCCGAGTCGCCGGCAGCCCAGCTCAAGGACCCCTACGTCTTCGAGTTCCTCGGCATCGAACGACGCACCGTGATGACGGAGCGAGACCTGGAGCAGGCGCTCATCGACCACCTCCAGCAATTTCTGCTCGAGCTCGGCCGCGACTTCTGCTTCGTGGACCGGCAATTCCGGATCACGGCCGGCAACCGCCACCACTATATCGATCTGCCGTTCTTCCACCGCCGCCTTCGCTGTCTGGTCGCCATCGACCTCAAGCTAGGCGAGTTCCGGCCCGACCACGCGGGCCAGCTCCGGTTCTACGTGAACTACCTCGCGGAGCAGGTTGCCCACCCGGATGAGAACCCGCCAGTTGGTATCCTGCTGTGCGCGGAGCGGGATGCCGATGTCGTCCGGTTCGCGACCGCCGGAGACGAAGACCTCTTCGTGACGCGCTATCAGCTCGAGCTCCCGAGCGAGGAGCAGCTCCGGCTGTGGCTGCATGAGGAGCGCGCGCGGATCGAGCAGGTCCAGGACGATCGGGATCTGGGCCAGGACGCCAGCCGGGGAGATGATTGA
- a CDS encoding ORF6N domain-containing protein, with the protein MTARPKATTARSGLVSIDRIRQAILLIRGHKVMLDVYLALFYGAATKVLVQAVKRNLFRFPEDFMFQLAREDLAIVSVDTLARPRMRSYMREARPYDLVVFDEAHKLSAWRDADLTVRASKRYEMAEEVAALGRHLLLLTATPHMGKDDPYYFLWRLLEPELLSTPEAFNRLSRDRRAQYALRRMKEEMVRFDGEPIYPPRKSVTVEYPLSPDERELYAGTTEYCELHWNRAKLRNRGAAGLAMSVLQRRLASSIWALLRSLERREAKLSEELRLLDQGLMSTADLEARQQRLPLEDVRDTKTGDEEEAEDGLEESERNDDEVVAATDAVSPEELRAEIAEVKRLAELARRVYDAKRGSKFERLWDALKAYAETKVLIFTEHRDTLNFLVGRLEALGLTGKLATIYGGMDYKDRDRAAEFCRKRKRNRDWAGACRISAVSVPEPRPSRRRAREALVARRGVAGAAIHRADLHSSRGAGADR; encoded by the coding sequence GTGACCGCGAGGCCGAAGGCGACGACGGCGCGGTCCGGGCTCGTCTCCATCGACCGGATCCGGCAGGCCATCCTGCTGATCCGTGGACACAAGGTGATGCTCGACGTCTATCTGGCGCTATTCTACGGCGCTGCCACTAAGGTGCTCGTCCAGGCGGTCAAGCGCAACCTCTTTCGCTTCCCCGAGGACTTCATGTTCCAGCTCGCGCGGGAGGATCTCGCCATCGTGAGCGTCGATACGCTCGCGCGACCTCGCATGCGTAGCTACATGCGCGAGGCGCGACCCTACGATCTCGTTGTCTTCGACGAGGCGCACAAGCTCTCGGCCTGGCGGGACGCCGACCTCACGGTCCGTGCCTCGAAGCGCTACGAGATGGCGGAGGAGGTCGCCGCTCTAGGCAGGCATCTGCTGCTCCTGACCGCCACACCGCACATGGGAAAAGACGACCCGTACTACTTCCTCTGGCGCCTGCTGGAGCCGGAGCTCTTGTCCACGCCGGAGGCGTTCAACCGGCTCTCGCGCGATCGTCGCGCCCAGTATGCGTTGCGCCGGATGAAGGAGGAGATGGTTCGTTTTGATGGGGAGCCCATCTACCCGCCGCGCAAGAGTGTCACGGTCGAATACCCTCTGAGCCCCGACGAACGCGAACTCTACGCTGGCACTACGGAGTACTGCGAGCTGCACTGGAACCGCGCCAAGCTGCGCAATCGCGGCGCGGCCGGACTCGCGATGAGCGTCCTTCAACGGCGCCTGGCCTCCAGTATTTGGGCGCTGCTCCGCTCGTTGGAGCGGCGAGAGGCCAAGCTCTCCGAGGAGCTGCGCCTGCTGGATCAGGGACTCATGTCGACCGCCGACCTGGAGGCCCGCCAGCAGCGACTGCCTCTCGAGGACGTGCGGGACACGAAGACGGGGGACGAAGAAGAGGCCGAGGACGGACTCGAAGAGTCGGAGCGCAACGACGACGAGGTCGTCGCCGCGACGGATGCGGTGTCGCCCGAGGAGCTTCGCGCCGAAATCGCCGAGGTCAAGCGGCTCGCGGAGCTTGCGCGCCGGGTCTACGATGCCAAACGAGGAAGCAAGTTCGAGCGGTTGTGGGACGCACTCAAGGCCTACGCCGAGACGAAGGTCCTGATCTTCACCGAGCACCGCGACACGCTCAACTTCCTCGTTGGCCGCCTGGAAGCGCTGGGCTTGACCGGCAAGCTCGCCACCATCTATGGCGGGATGGACTACAAGGATCGGGATCGTGCGGCCGAGTTCTGCCGAAAGAGGAAGCGCAACCGAGATTGGGCAGGCGCCTGCCGAATCTCCGCCGTTTCCGTTCCCGAGCCTCGCCCGTCGCGTCGTCGAGCACGAGAAGCTCTCGTGGCGCGACGCGGAGTGGCTGGCGCGGCTATTCACCGAGCTGACCTTCACTCATCTCGTGGAGCTGGCGCGGATCGATGA